TATCAATATGGCGCGTCTTGGCTATCGCTTTAAAGGAGATAGAGTAGGACTCTTTAAAGAGCTGAAGCGCCTTATGGATATAGCAAAAAGTACACTAGAAAAGAAGAGAGCTTTTATTAATGAGATGTTTGCTAGGGGGCTTTATCCCTACACCAAGCGGTATCTCAAAGATTTTAATAACCATTTCTCTACAATTGGTGTGAATGGTATAAATGAGATGATTCGCAATTTTACAGATGATAAAGAGGATATTACTACTGCTTATGGCATAGAATTTGCCAAAGATGTGCTCGATTTCATGCGCCAAAAATTAAAGAGCTATCAAGAAGAGACTGGCAATCTTTACAATCTCGAAGCAACACCAGCAGAAGGGACAACTTACAGATTTGCCAAAGAGGATAAGAAGCGTTATCCAGATATTTTGCAAGCTGGCTTTGGAGAAAATATCTATTATACAAACTCTTCGCAACTGCCAGTGGGTTTTACCGATGATCCCTTTGAAGCTCTAGAACTGCAAGATGATCTGCAGTGTAAATATACAGGCGGAACGGTGTTGCATCTGTATATGAGTGAAAAGATCAGCAGTGCTGAAGCTGCAAGAAAACTTGTCAAGTCTGTCATAGAAAATTTTCGGTTACCTTATATAACAGTTACACCACTTTTTAGTGTATGTCCAAAACATGGATATTTACAGGGGGAACATGAGTTTTGTCCGCTCTGTGATGAAGAACTTATCCAAGAATATTTAAAGGAGGCAGAAGATGTATAGAGAAGAAATTCTTAAAAAATTAGCACATAAACGCACAAAATGTATGGTCTATACAAGAGTAATGGGATATCATAGACCAGTAGAGAGTTTTAACATAGGCAAAAAGGGAGAGCATAAAGAGCGTACCTATTTTAAAGAGGAGCAATGCAAGGCGATGGTATAAAAATTTATGATCTTACCTCTTTTACACTGCTAGATTTTCCAGATACTCCAGCGGCTATTCTTTGGCTTGCTGGATGTAATATGCGTTGCCCCTACTGTCATAATCCAGACATTGTATATGGAAAGAATGAAAAAGATTTTAATGCAGTAGTCCAGTTTTTAAAAAAAAGAAGAGGTTTGCTTGAAGGAGTGGTTATTAGTGGAGGAGAACCAACAATTCATAAAGATATAGAAACTATTTGCGCTACGATTAAAGATCTTGGATACAAGATCAAACTTGATACCAACGGAAGCCTTCCACAGGTGTTAGAGCAGCTTTTAGCAAAAGATCTGCTAGATTTTATAGCTATCGATTTTAAAGCTCCCAAGAGTAAATTTCTTGCAATTACCAAATCAAAATCTTATGAAAATCTCATTGAGAGTCTCCATCTTCTCAATCGCTATCGTATTCCTTATCAGGTGCGCACTACCGTGCATACAGATCTTTTAGATGAGAGGGATATTGAAGAGATTATAGCGCTTCTTGAACAGATTGGATACACTAAAACCTACTATATACAAAACTTTATAAATTTGGGAAAAACTTTGTTACCACTACCAGAGCAAAAGAGAAAGCTCTTGCAAAACTTTAAAGCAAGCTTTCCTATTGCTTATCGCAATTTTTAGGTGTGAAATGCTCTATCCCCTGCATCACCAAGACCTGGAATAATATATTTTTGCTCATTGAGATATGCATCTATTTGTGCGATATGGATATGGGCATTGGGATGGTTAGCATTTGTATACTCTAGACCCTCTTTGACACCAACTATATGCAAAGTTGTGATAGAAGCTGGTTTTTTTGCTGCGAGGATATCAAGAGCACTTTTGAGTGATCCTCCCGTGGCTACCATAGGATCGACGATGATGATATTTTTGCCCTCAATATCAGGTAAGCGGGTATAGTAGAGTTTTGCTTCAAATGTGGTCTCATCACGTTTCATAGCTAAAAATCCACCCCTTGCATAGGGAAAAAGCTCCAGTAACCCCTCTTGCATAGGAAGAGCTGCGCGTAAAATTGCTACGACAACAATATTTTCTTGCTCTATAAAACTAAACTCTTTTTGCCCAATCCATGTAGGGATGCTCTTTTTGGTAAGAGAGAAACTACACGCTTCCATACAGAGAA
The Nitratiruptor tergarcus DSM 16512 genome window above contains:
- a CDS encoding anaerobic ribonucleoside-triphosphate reductase activating protein, producing the protein MQGDGIKIYDLTSFTLLDFPDTPAAILWLAGCNMRCPYCHNPDIVYGKNEKDFNAVVQFLKKRRGLLEGVVISGGEPTIHKDIETICATIKDLGYKIKLDTNGSLPQVLEQLLAKDLLDFIAIDFKAPKSKFLAITKSKSYENLIESLHLLNRYRIPYQVRTTVHTDLLDERDIEEIIALLEQIGYTKTYYIQNFINLGKTLLPLPEQKRKLLQNFKASFPIAYRNF
- the nrdD gene encoding anaerobic ribonucleoside-triphosphate reductase, giving the protein MYREEILKKLAHKRTKCMVYTRVMGYHRPVESFNIGKKGEHKERTYFKEEQCKAMV
- the upp gene encoding uracil phosphoribosyltransferase, which codes for MISQSKNPLIKDLVNRLRDIRITPKEFRHNLKLLAQLLCMEACSFSLTKKSIPTWIGQKEFSFIEQENIVVVAILRAALPMQEGLLELFPYARGGFLAMKRDETTFEAKLYYTRLPDIEGKNIIIVDPMVATGGSLKSALDILAAKKPASITTLHIVGVKEGLEYTNANHPNAHIHIAQIDAYLNEQKYIIPGLGDAGDRAFHT